A stretch of DNA from Elephas maximus indicus isolate mEleMax1 chromosome 21, mEleMax1 primary haplotype, whole genome shotgun sequence:
CACTGGGCTCCCTTTTCAGATCCCATTCCAAGAAGGGGGCACTGTGGGTGAGGAGTGTGCTCTATGGATGCTCTCATAGGCAGTGGGTCAGGGAGGGTAAGGTAGTGGGCAGTGAGGACTCCCAAGTGTCTGGGTCCATCTCTCAGATTTGAGGAGAGATGGGGAAAATCTCAGTGtgtgaggagaggagggaggtggAAAAGATCAGAGAGGAAATATTtgagaaagaaaagtgaaaacatgCCTCCAGCCACCTTAAAGCCTGCTTGACAGATGATTCAACTTGATGAAGAGTAAACTGTGGTGGAGGAATGGGGAGCAGGGCTGGTTGCTGAGGCAGCAGCCCCCTCCAGTCACATGCCACAGCACAGCCCTGCACAGAGGCCTTGAGAGGGCCTGCACGTGCCAGCCCCAGCAGCAggtgctgtcttccctctgtctgtcctGCCTGAGCCTTGGTGCCAGAAATGCTCtaccctctccctgcctccctatggagaagacacacacacatgaggAGAGCCCTGGCAGTCACCTCTAGTCCCACATCTAGAGTTAAATGGTGGCAGCAAAAGGTGTCAGGGCCTGGCCAAAGAACTTCCAGCTCTTGGGGGAGTCTGAGACCACTTCTCCCCTGCTCTCTCTGGCCTCCTTTTATTCTCTTCTTGGAGAGCAGGCAGCCTCTAAGACATCACCCAGGGGGTTTCCCTGCTCCTGAGTCAGCTGGACTCAGGCTGCAGGAGCTCAGGAGCAGCTGTGTAGGGATAGTTATCTTTGGGGGGGAGCGGGGGGCAAAGCAACAAGCAGAAACAGCAGGGCTCCTGGGTTTGGGTCTTTGGCCCCAATGTAGGAAACCCCCCCTTCCCGGACCCTAGATGCTTCTAGAGGcccaagtgaggatggcaaggacaCCTATTCTAGCTTCAGGGGCCTCAGCCACAGAAAGGCCAGCTAGCCCCCGGTTCCCTCCTTTCCCAGTGCTAGCATCTTAGAATGAATGCCAAATCATTTGGATGATTTAACCCTGAACCTGCTAAAACTGACACATACCCATTGACTGTGAGAGACCAGGGTTTTGTCATACTTAGCGAAACCCCAGGCTGAGACTGTGGGCCTGTGTACACACTTGGAAAGCCATCTGATTGAGAAAATGGCCCCGTCTgcccagttgttgttaggtgccattgagttggttccaactcatagtgaccccatgtgacagagtagaactcctccatagggtttcttaggctccCATAAtacttatgggagcagatcaccaggtcttttctcccatggaagcattggtgggtttgaaccgttgaccttacagttagcagctgaatgcttaatcattgAGCTACCAGGGGTCCTTGTCTGTCTGGTACAAGAAACCAAAGCTAGCACGCCTGCTATCCTCCAGAAGGCTGCCAGGGGCTCTGGTCTCAATAGAGGAGGTAGACTTGGGGCCTCTACAAACACCCCAGGCAGAAGAAAAAGCCAGAGGGCAGAGCTGGGCTGGCCTGGATTTTTGTCTCACAGTAACCAACCCAGCAGCAGGCAACCAACCCCCAACCCTGAATAGGCAGagactgagtgtgtgtgtgtatgtgtgtggtggtggtggtggtggtggtgaggtgtTGCCTTTGTCTGCCTTCTTTTGAGGAAAATTAGGATTAAGTGAACAGTGGCAACAGGTCAGGGGAGCAAGAAGTCACCATCCCCAATGTACCTCACAGACTTCGAGTACAGCACCCTAACCCCTTTTTGCTTGTATTTATCTCCCTCTAGTTCACAAAAACTCCTTGGGAGGCACGTCTCCCTTGACCCTGCACCCCCAGGGTCCAGCACAGTGTCAGGCACAAAGCAGGCAGCATAAACATCTGAATGAGATGGACTTCCTTCAGAGCTGCCTGCAGCCTCTCCACATTTCCCTGGTAATTTTCCATCCTCCTTCCGCCCTGTGACTATTCCACACCTCTCTGAGCGAAGTCCTGGTCTCCATCTCTTCTCACTCTTGATAGACAACTTGGCCTCCAAGTTCACAGAGCAAGCGGCCAGCAGGCAGGAACTTCCTCAGCGAACATCTCCACATTTCCAGCCTACCTTCCGCTTCCTCCCATCTAAGACCAAACCTTGTATGGTGGAGCCTGTCTCTGCCACCAACCTGGAGACCTTGCAGTCATCATTCCtgatctctctcctccctccactcACCCCTCCTTTAGCGACTCACTCCCCTCAGCGTGTAAACACATTTAGCTTTTCTCCCAATTAAAATCTCTTTGTCTTAGGTTAATGGTGGaggacaacttggaaaaggagggtgagaatggctgtacaactcaatgaatgtaatcagtgtcactgaattggacatgaagaaactgttgaattggtgcatgttccgctgtatatattctcaataagAATAGCAAAAattcagttattaaaaaaaaaaaagaaagcaaaccctTTGTCAAGTCCACCTCGACCTCTCATTACTTCctgtttatttccttcctttcacaACAAAACTTCTCACAAGTGAGGTCACTCTCTACACTTCTTTTCTTCCCTCACTCCTCAACCCACCTGGCTTTTGTCCCCTGGTGCCAAATGTTTCTGAAGCTATTGGGGACCTCTCTGAATGTCAAACATAATGGGCAGTATTTGACTCTCTGGGATTTTACACTGTTAGTCATCCACTTGACCCTTTAACTGCTCTCTGCCTTTGACCTCTGTGCCCTCCTCTTCTGGAATCTCCTTAGTCCCTCTGGAGGTTTCTCCTCCCTTCCATGCCCTCAGACAGGCATCCTCACCTGGGACATCCTGTTACTAGCTGTTCCTGTGGCTCATCATGCTTTCCCTGGGGGAAGTTATTCAGATTTGTGGTTTCAACTTCTACTCATTCTTTAATGACACCCAAATTTATATTTATAGCCAGACTCTTCTCTTGAATTCCTAACCCAGAAATCCAACTACCAACTAGACCTCACCATTTAGACGTCTCCCACTTCCAAATTTTTAACATATTCAAAATCAACTTCCTCTAGACAGTGAGATTAATGACACTGCATGGATACCTCAACAATGGATCCTATTTATGTATACACATTTAACACATGACAAAGGAGGAATTCTAACCCGGGAGAAGGGAATGATTATACATAAACAGTGTTTGGGCTATTTGAAGAATAATCAATTTAGCTCCTTACTTCACAACATACATCAAAGTAACTTTtactaataaaaattaatttgaaaaattaaagtatgaaacagaaggaaaatatgaggGTGTATTTATCAAATCTCTGAAAAGGCAAGGGACTGCTAAGTTTAAagaacaaaggaagaaatgaaaaagatgttCACAATCAATAAGATAAAAATTCAACTTCTGTATCTCATAAACAAACACATATCTACCAATCAAATTAAAAGCCAAACATACTAGCAATATATTTCAATACATATGCAAAGGATTAATATCTTTAATGTATAACAAGTTCATACAAATTGATAAGAAAAATACTAAGACCCCAATAGTGGATAAAGAACATGACGGAAAAACAAATGGACAGCTAATGGGAAAAACTATTCAACTTCAGCAataaccaaagaaagaaaaatgaaaacaacgaGCTATCATTGCTTGCCTTCCAAACTAGCAAAGGCATCTGCATCAGCTCCTAGCTGGGCTGTCTTCCTACACTCAGTTGCTCCCTCTTCAGTCCACTCTGCACTGCGGAGTTCTAAAACACGAATTGCATTGTGTCACTCCCTTGCTACAAATTCTGTAAAGGCTCCACAGTGGCCTTTGAGAGAAAACCCAGGCACTGCCACCTGGCACACCTGCCAGTTTGCAGTTAAGCCTCTCTAGTCTCATTTCCTACCACTTCTCCCTCATACATCTAAGTTCCTATCCTATAGAACTTCTCGTGTGGTAATTTCCAGAAAAATTCCACATTTTGGTGCCTTCACCTGTGCTCTGTTACCAGTCCTGGAAGACCAACCTTCACCCACATCCTATTCCTTCCTGGAAGCCTCCCCTGAGCATGCCAGTTTCCTTTGACATCCTTCTTTATGTTCCCGTTGCATCCTTTCATTCTTGTTTAACATCCCTGAGCACATGAAATTGTGATTATTCACATACTTGTCTTCTGCTTCACTGGACTCTGAGCTCCCTGGGGGGGGAATACATGTCTTATTTATCCACGGAGTCCTAACACTGCACCCAGAGCCGATCAGGTACTCAGTAAGTGTTGGCTGAACAGaagaatggatgggtggatggatgatgtaTGTGTGGGGCCATGAGCAAGCTGAAGTGagagagaactgaaaacaggcCAGGTAAGGATGGGCATCTTACCTCCCGAAGGGCATTCTGGGCTGCACAGTACCAAGCCCGACTCACGAGGGAGGCCTCTTTCTGATCTGACAGAGGCAGGAAGGTCAGAATATATGTGAGCATCTGAGGGAAAAAGACAGGGCATTGGGCTGTTAGCACTGGGGCCCTTTGGAACTTATTGAAGTTGATAGTGCAGTGGGCCTGAGGGAACTAGAGCACTGGCTTCCAGTCCTTGGAAGTGGAGTATGCACTTCTCTCCAGCTCCCAGGTATCTTTACTGTGAACAAACCTTTCCTGAGCTCAGTCTGGGTGCAGTTTGTACAACGGACAAAAATCAGACTTTCTGCCCAGTTTGGTAGAAAGAGCCTGGGCACTGAGGCCAGATAAACCTAGTTCAAATCCTTACTCTGTCAACTGAAATCTCTGAGCTttgttttccttatctgtaaaatggcaattaCAATGAGATTTAAATGGTTGTTAGGAGAGAATCTTAAAATGTAAACTGTCTTGCATAGTATCTAAAAAACcacctcaaacccattgctgttgagttgattctgactcacactgacctATAGgctagagcagaactgccccatagggtttccaagaagtggctggtggatttaaactgccaaccttttggttagcggctgagcccttaaccactataccaccagggctccaatgatagCATTAGTATCCAGAACATAGCAAATAGCCAGTTAATATCGTTTAGTTCCTCTAAACCTTTCTCCTTTCACAATTTAGGTGGATCATCTACTACAGCTATTATAACAAGAGAAGATGATAACTCGAATTCTTCCCACGTCACAGTCAGGTGTTCCCCTTTTCTGATCCTCGGGAAGCCATACTGCTTCCTCCTGGCCTCACAGATCAGGTTCTGGAACACCATTCTTTTCCAATCTTCTCTATGCCAACCTGCCTTCTTAGCTGGTTGTTAAGATACAATCCCAGCAAGAGCCTGCCTGGGAGGCTCAGGCCCTGGCTCTACCTACATTGTATGAGGCTGCAAATGGTGAGGTTGGGGCCTGGGAAGGTGGTTGCCTGTGAGGTCAGGAATGATTTGATATTAACTactcttttcttctcttctgtaaaatcttCCCTTCTTGACTCCTGTGACACTGTTTTCTAGAGCTCTACCTAGCACTCCCATTGCCCTGTTTCTGGATTCTTCTTTGGCTCCCAGAGCTCAGACCTGGGTCTTGGGATCCTTTGTTCACTTCTTAGGCTAATAAATTCACTGGTATGGCTTCAATAGTTACTTCTAGAAATAACCAATGATTCAAAATCCTCATACTGTCCTCTACCATTCAGTGCTAGTCCAGAATGCCAGCTGGCCACTGGATCCTTCACCACCAGCTTAATCTCAACACATCCAATTCTAAATTAATCATCTGTCCCCAGTCTAAAAGAGTCCCTTTCCCAACTTTCCCCTTCAATGCCAACACACTGCACCCCATCTGACAACAGTTTGGACTTTCATATTCTTCTGTCCTTTACTCCCAGACACAGGTATAAAGCACAGGCTTTAGGTCAAGCTAGCTTAGACTCCTTCAAATCCTAGCTCCACTAcatcctagctgtgtgacctgtgaccttgggcaaggtacttgacctctctgagcctcagttttcacttccgtaaaaaaaaaaaaaaaggatattaaaaTAGGGGTATTAAAACTCTAGAACAGTCTTATGgggattaaatgggataatataTACAAAGTGCTTGACACCTAGTAGATGTTCCATAAATGGTTGCTATTGCTTTGCCACCTTAGCCCAGATCTTCACCAACCCGTCCTGGATGCCTTCCACAGTCTCCCACCTGAACTTCCTGTCTCCATGCTCATCCTTGCTAATTCATTTTGGACACTGTCACAAGAAAATTTCATAAAACAGTTTTGAGTCCCAGCACATCTCTAATGAAAACCTTTAGGGTTCCCTAGTATCCTCAGGACAGAATCTCCACTCCTGGATCAGAACTACCAGGCCTCCACACTCAACTGGGCCCACTGACCCCAAAGCATGTCCTACAAACATAACATGTCTATTGCCTTTTGCTTATGTGAGCCTCTTTCGTGGAATGCCCTTTCTTAAGCCTAACTTCATCAGCCCATtctaatttcttcttctcttatACTGAGCACACAGGAGGTGCTCAAGCAATACTTACTGGATTGACTTAAGGATGGACAAAGACCTAGTCTTCTACCTCTATTTTCACCAAAGGTTTGCTCAGGGaagggggtggggcagggcagtCTGTCTGAGCTGAGGTAAGATAGTGGCCAGCCTGTCTTCTGGGGCTGAGCAGCCAATGCAAGTAGCAAAGGAAGAGAGCAAGCCCGTCCTCACTGAGGAGAAGAAGCACCATACCTTGAGCTGAGATAGGGGTGGCCTTTCTAAAAGGGGCCAGAGGAGGCAGCATAAGGATAGAGCAGCCATCCTATGAACTCATCCCAAGGGGTCACAAGAGATATGATTGGAACAGAGTGGATATCTTCTGGGCCCAAGGGGAAAATGGATGTCATCCCAGGTGGCTCAACAGGGTAAGAGCAGACCTCTCCTCCCTATAGGGAGGGAGCACCATTCCAAGACTGATGGGAATGGGTGGTCTGTCTCTCCTGGGAAGCAAGAGAGGGCTGCCAACTCTCATGGCAAAAGGGATGCAGAGGTCATTCCAAGAGGCCAGTGGGGACAAAACCTGTTACCCCTCCAGCCTATGGGAGTGGAGCAGTCTTGCCTCAGGCTAACTGATCAGTCATCCCATGGGGCTGAAGGAGTAGGGGACAGGACTGTCCTCCCTGAAGGTACTCAGCGACCATACCTGGAGTTGATAGGGAGGGGACAGTCTGTCTTCCACCACCGGGAGGTGGGGACGACCATCTCTCGAAGCGAAGGGAATGGAGCGACCATTCCAAGAAGTCAATGGGGATTAAGATCGGTTACCCTTCGGGGACGATGAGAAGGAGCGGACATCTTCTAGAAGTGAAGGGGAGGGAGCGGCCAAGTCAAACGAAGAGGGGTAGCCAGAGGGCCTGGCCTCGCTGAGGTGACAGAGCAGCCCTGTCCTGTGGCCGATGGGGAGGACAGGATGGTCTCCCACGCTAACGGGACGAGCGCCCCAAAGGTGGGGCCATTACCCAGAGCTTGCAAGTCCCGGGGTCCGCCCAGCGGGTCGTTTCCGCCAGACGGGCGGGGCCGGGCGAACTGTCTGACGGCCCCTCCCCTACAGCCCGGGACCCCGAGGGCGGGGCCTGTCCCGAGCTAGGCCTGAGGGCAACCTCCTCTCACCTCCAGGGGCAGCGACTCCGCCATCGCATCCCTGCCGCCTCCGCCCCCGCGCAAAGctttctgggaaatgtagtcccaCTGGCTATAAGGCGGGGCTTGGGAAGGATGTGTACTCCACTTCCGTCCCATTTGTTGACGACTTTGGTGAGCACAGGAAGTGCTCGTACAGCCGATGTGGTACTTGCTGTCTGCGGTTTCAGTCGATCTCCCTTGTTCTTTCGGCTCGGTATTTGCGTCGCACCATGGCGGTGAGGAAGAAGGATAGGGTGGGGCCTGCATGGGCAAAGCGCTCCCGGGACCGGGAGACCGAAAGCAGAGGAAGGACATCAAGGGATGCGGGGTTGGCCGGAGGAGGTCCTGTGGATGGACCGTACTAGAGCAAGCCGGAGCGGGGTGTCCGCCGGGGTAGGGCCGTACCAGACAGGTGCCGAAGCGGGGCGCGGTCCTGAGGCTTTACAGTGCCAGAGCAGGCTAGATATCCGAGACGCCTGAGGGGAGACCTGGACTATGCAGCAGACACCGGAGAGGGGCCCCATTCAGCTCACTCAGGAATCCCCCTGGAGGCGGCGTTAGTCCAAAGCTGGACTTTACCAGGGGAGCCAGAGGTGGTATCAGAATGAGGTTAGATTTTTTCAGGGCGAGCAGAAGGTGATTGCAGCTGGGGTGCTTCCCAGTCCCTAGGCAGGGTGGACTGGAGGTGGGGTGGACATCCCAGATTGTGCTAGGTTTGAGCACCGTTGGGACTTGGCTAAGGTGTGAATGGAACTCTGTAGCTAACTCGACTGGTGTGGGAAATGAGGAAGGCCCTGGCTGAGGAGGGCTCTGACAGCATCTCACAATCCTTCTGCAGCCCAAGGGCAAAGTGGGCACGAGAGGGAAGAAacagatatttgaagaaaatagAGAGACCCTGAAGTTCTACCTGCGGATCATACTGGGGGCCAATGTAAGTGTATGTCCCCTTGCTCCCATGCCCACCCAGAGTCCCACAGTTCTCACCCCTTTTTAGTGGGGAGTGGTGGTATGTGATAGCCAGGTTTCCAAGAGAAAAAAAGCCAGTCAAAAAGAAATGAGCGTACGAGTCCCATCTCGATTTGAGAGCCCTTATTGCCCCAGatacaccagggcttctttcctggGCTGGCTTGGGTGTCTGAGTTCCCAGGTCTCAGGGAGCAGGCCTCTTCTCCCCCCAACCCTATAAGAACAACCTGGATCCTCCCACAGCCTGGCTTAATTCTTGGTGTGGGTGTGCGTGTGTTGGGGAGGCCAGTAGATTGGGAGTGGATTTTTTATCCCAGCCTGATTCTTCTGTGTTTGCTTACAGGCCATTTATTGCCTTGTGACCTTGGTCGTCTTCTACTCATCTGCTTCATTTTGGGCCTGGGTAAGTGTGCCCCCTCCTGAGAAGTGGATGGGTGCATAGTCAGTGGCTGGCCTTTGACACCTGCATCCTTGCCCTGCAGATGGCCCTGGGCTTTAGTTTGGCAGTATATGGGGCCAGCTACCACTCCATGAGCTCGATGGCACGGGCAGCCTTTTCTGAGGATGGGGCCCTAGTGGATGGTGGCATGGACCTCAACATGGAGCAGGGCATGGCAGAGTGAGTGTCCCCCGCCGCCAGCCCAGGTGAGCGGCCCCAGGGCTGGGGCGCTGGGGCCCAGATAGCCCAAGACCCACAGCTGCCTGCAGCTCAAAGAGGGCAGAAGGGAGCCAAATGGGGTCCATCTGTTATCTCTGGTCCTTGCAGCCTCCCTTTTATTCACAGACACCTTAAGGATGTGATCTTACTGACAGCCATCGTGCAAGTGCTGAGCTGCTTCTCTCTCTACATCTGGTCCTTCTGGCTTCTGGTGTGTAGGCTGTGGGGGGTGGTCCCCAAGAAGAGGATAGGGCATCCAACTCTCCCCATTTCCTGAGCCTGGCTTCAAGACACCTTCTCTCTTCTAGGCTCCAGGCCGAGCCCTTTATCTCCTGTGGGTGAATGTCCTAGGCCCCTGGTTCACAGCAGACAGTGGCACCCCTGCACCAGAACACAACGAGAAACGGCAGTGCCGACAGGAGCGGCGGCAGATGAAGCGGTTATAGCTGTTAGCATTGTGGCCACAGGCTGCTGGACCTTGGGCAGCTCTATCAGGCTGCATGGCCCCCATGCCAGGAGCAGCGAGGGCCTTATCCAGGGGCCGGAGTATTCTGGGGTATAGATTGCTGAATAAATGGCTTAGAAGTGGCTAATGGATGTGTGGGTGATAATGAAGGGCAGGGCAGGAGGAGCCAGTCTTTGGTTATTTTCGTCCTGCTACAGACCCAGCCTAGTGGgaaccttcaaagaaaaaaaaatctcttagatTGGCTAAGAAAACTTTATTTTGCTCCATAAGTTCAGGGAGCtcacacatgcacagacacagaCACCCACAGGCACACACGACTAATACTGCTCAAGGCACTGGCCTCTGGGCACAGAGTAGCACTAGAGTTTGGGAAGAGGCGTAGAATTCTGCTCTGGCCCTTCCCCACTCTGTAGACTCTCGCATTGCAGGCCTGGGCTCGAAAAGTTTCCTGGAGGCAGCACCTTCACACCTCCAGGCCAGGACCCTTGCTCAGTCCCAGCGCTTGTACCAGGTCGTCTCCGAGCCCACTCTTCAACGTCCGTCTCACTGTGGGGACAGGGCAAGGTTGGAAAGGGTTGGTGGGGTTAAGGCAGGCAGTGGGTATACAAGGGGTACTCACAAGACTTGCGGTTGCCACGGGAACGCTTGCGTTCCCGAGCTGCTAAAGCACGAGGACTGCTCTTGGTCACTGACTGCACCAGCAGGTCCATGATTTCATCTGAAGTGTCACTGGGTGAACCAGGGCCTGGGGATTCTTCTGGGGGTGCAGCGGAGGGCTCCACTGGTGTGGGTATTACGGGGGAGTTGCTCTGGACCATGCCTGAGGGAGACCGGATAAGGAGGTCAGACCACTGTGGCCCCAGAGCCCACTGCCTCCAGGGGCCATGGATCCTACCTCTGCTGCGGCGGCCATGGGTGGCGTCCTTGGGGCTGCTGGTCAGCAGACTCTTCATGCTGGCGTGACTGTCAGCATCTCCCCGGCCTGGCCCACTACCTACAGCCACTGGGACAGCTGGGTTGCTGGGGGTCTCCCCAGCCACACCTGAGAACttctctgtctggagaggggagaaGGATGATCTGGAGTAGGGAAAGGGAAACCATGAAGGTGGTAGTTGAGACCTAGAAGGGGCACCCACCTCAGTGATCATGCGTCCCCGTGTCTTGTTGCGCTCACGGTACGTGGCCcgcttctgctgctgctgtagCACCCGTTCCCGGCAAGTCCGATACTCGAGCGCAAACTCCCGCAGTGTGTGGCAGAACTGCATGATGCGCACCTCACGGGCCCCTTGTGCCGTGTAGCCCAGGTAGAGCAGGAAAGCACGGAACCTAGGCAGGTCAGGATAGGGAGGGACGGATGGTGAGTCCTGCTTGGTGTCTGAGGGATAGTGGTGGCAGTCCCGCCTTTCCCTGGCCCATGCCCTTACCTGTTGCAGACCCGGCGGTGCACTACCCTCAGCATGGCAACACGGCGGGCACACTGGGCCAGGAAGTGGGTGAGGCGGGCACGTAAAGCTGCGGCCAGCTCATGCTTGGCCAGTCCCCGCAGACTCTCCTG
This window harbors:
- the TMEM208 gene encoding transmembrane protein 208 translates to MAPKGKVGTRGKKQIFEENRETLKFYLRIILGANAIYCLVTLVVFYSSASFWAWMALGFSLAVYGASYHSMSSMARAAFSEDGALVDGGMDLNMEQGMAEHLKDVILLTAIVQVLSCFSLYIWSFWLLAPGRALYLLWVNVLGPWFTADSGTPAPEHNEKRQCRQERRQMKRL